The Candidatus Neomarinimicrobiota bacterium genome segment CGATATCGGCCTTCCGGACGCATGAGCGAATCAGCTGGGCTGTCTGCCAGAGCACATAATCCCCGTACAAGTGACCGTAGGAGTCATTGACATTCTTGAAATGATCCAAATCAAGCATGAGAAAGGTCATGGTTTCCCCGTAACGGGAAGCCCGTTCCAGCTCTTGGCCTAACCGTTCCATGAACGACCGGTGGTTCAGCAGCTGGGTCAGGCCATCGACAGTGGCCATTGCGTGAATCTCCCGGTACCTCTGGGTCCAGCAGAGCGCCGTGCCATAGACTTGTACGATGGCTTTCAGGATATCTAAATCTCGAAGTCCGAAATGATCCTTTGCCGTGCTCTCCACTGCCACGAGGCCCCTCGATATACCGGCCTCTACGATCGGCACGCCCAGAAAGCAAGTCAGCCGCGTGCTCTTGAAATCACCAGCGAGAAAGCGTCCCTGATATTCGGACTCCTCCAGACAGCCAATATTTAGCGCCTCCACTCGCCGGAACACTTCACCGTGGACAACACCGGCGGGAGCATAGGTAAATCCGACCGGGTAGTTCTCTTCCAGACCCTCCACCCAGTCGATTTTTAGCCTTTCATGCACCTCGGTACACTGGGTAGAAATAGTCAATCTGTCGAAAGTCAACATGCCCTTTGCCAGATCGACCAGGGTATCGATGAGCACCTCCACCGTGGACGAAATATCCAGCGCCACAGCCCGGCTCACAAGGTCTGATAAAAACGCTTTTTCAGCCCGTGTGAGTTCCAGCTGCGATTTCATGATCAAGTTGTTCTGGATAATTCGAGCCACCAACTCAATTGACCTTAAGACCTGCAACTCATCGTTCGGTACGTGCTGCAGTTCAACCACGAGCATCCCAACCTGCCCGTCCCCATTGACCAGGGGGCAGACTATGACGACCCCATCGGGATGCTTGCCGGGACTGGTCAGCAGTAATGCCCTGCTTTTATCTGACACCATCCTAGCAGAGGCCGGGCTGTCTTTGCCTGCCTTGAAGGTCAAATCAGAAATGGAACCAGAAGGGATAGATTCAACGAAGGTGTTTGCGGGAGCATTGCTTTTTTGGAAGATGAGATCGCTCCCATCCCGCTCGTGAAGATAGACCGCAGCGCTACTGCCGGGCAACGAATCAGACAAAACAGTAAATACCATCGCTAGGGAATCAGTAAAATAGTCCCCTTGGTCCTGGTGATTAATATAAGGATCTTCTCCCACGGGTCTATATTATCTGCCGCTCCTTATATTTGATCACAACTCTGGGAGAGAGGCAGGTCTCCCCATGCACTCCCCATGCATCTATTATAATATTAATTTAATTAATCAGCTATGCTTAGATCAGCATTATTTTCTTATTGTCTTGGCCCCTGGTTGACATATTTGATCTTTCTTGAAAAGTCATGCCGGGAGCTGTCTCGCTGATCTAGAAGGGAATCGCTAGGTGCGGTGGTGATTAGGGCGGGTGTGGAGCCAGATGCCCCGATGGGATTGGGTGTCATCATGGCGGGTGGATTGTTAGGTGGGGCACCTGCAGGCGGATCTACCAAGGGGGCCGATTCCGGTTGGAAAAGGCTCACACCGATGACCAGAAGTGCCAGGGCCGCCGCCGCTATTCCACTCAGGGAAATAGGCGAAAAGCCCATGACTCGCGGCGCAAGTAATTGACGCCACCATGATGGTGTGCGATTGATCTCGGCTCGAAGACGGGTCTGTAGGCGCGGAACAAAATCAGGTGCTAGTGATGCCGGGATAGCTTTCGCCAGGTTCGCCTTGATGCCTTCCATCTGCGTCATGAGATCGGCGCATTGGGAACACGCCTC includes the following:
- a CDS encoding diguanylate cyclase yields the protein MSDSLPGSSAAVYLHERDGSDLIFQKSNAPANTFVESIPSGSISDLTFKAGKDSPASARMVSDKSRALLLTSPGKHPDGVVIVCPLVNGDGQVGMLVVELQHVPNDELQVLRSIELVARIIQNNLIMKSQLELTRAEKAFLSDLVSRAVALDISSTVEVLIDTLVDLAKGMLTFDRLTISTQCTEVHERLKIDWVEGLEENYPVGFTYAPAGVVHGEVFRRVEALNIGCLEESEYQGRFLAGDFKSTRLTCFLGVPIVEAGISRGLVAVESTAKDHFGLRDLDILKAIVQVYGTALCWTQRYREIHAMATVDGLTQLLNHRSFMERLGQELERASRYGETMTFLMLDLDHFKNVNDSYGHLYGDYVLWQTAQLIRSCVRKADIAGRYGGEEFGVIIINAGKNTSLSTAERIRNTIADYQFTSNGIKSRISVSIGMSEYPTDGQDMGTLIQCADDAMYMVKRRGGNDVISYSGVEDKTDQEGQ